CACCGCCGCCTTCGCGGCAGCTCTCTTTAGCGGGTGCACCGTCACACCGCCGGCACCCGCACCGGACACCGAGGTGCCCGGGCGCGCCGTGCTCCGGCAGGCTGCGGCACGGCTCACCGCCGTGGTGATCTCGGGGAAGGACGAGCTTTCTCCCTGGGTGGAGAGCCGCTTCACGCAGGGACACGGCCCTGATGACGCCGATGGCGGCTCGGCGGTGCCGATCTCCCCGGATGGCTACTTCATCACCGCGGATCACGTGCTCTCGCGCTCCTCGGGCCGGAATATCTTCGTGGTCCACGGCCAGCAGGGTGCCCTGCGGGCGACCAAGGCGCGGATTGTCTGGCGCTCCGCGTCCACCGATCTGGCGCTGCTGCATATCCCGGTCGCCACCCCGCGCTACTACACTTGGAGTTCGCCGGACCGCTGGTTGCCCGCGGGCACGCCGGTCATCCACTCCGGTATCGCCACCGGCTTCCGCAGCGAGCCGGGCAAGCTCGTGACCGGCATCCCGCCGGGCAAGAAGAACGGCACCCGCTTCAAGCACGACATCCCGCTGGAGCCGGGCGATAGCGGCGGCGCCGTGGTGGATGCCCATGGCCAGCTGGTGGGGGTGAATTCCGCGGTGGAATTCCTCGTCCCCCTCGAGACCGCATTTTTCATTGAATCCGAGGCAAACCGTCCGAACGTGCCAGCGTTGCAGCGGCGGATCGAAAAGGACCGGCAAAGCAATCCCAACCTGATTCCCGCCGTATTGGATTCACCATGAGATCGCTGCTGCTCGCGCCGCTCCTGCTTACCGCCTGCACCCCCTTCGAGGAGGAGGTCGGTCGCTCGGAGAGGGCCGCGCAGGACCGGATCATGCTGGTGCGGGATGCGCCGGAAACCCTCGGCCACCGTCGGCTGGTCTACCAGTCCGCCGCGCACCCCACGCTGCGCGGATTCCTTACGGAGGAAGGCCTGCCGGATTTCATCGCAGAAACCTCGAGCGAGGACCGGCAGTACATGATCCTGTATTATCTGGACTCCATGTCAGCCTATTCCTGCCGCACCCGGCGCGGCACGACCCAGCCTGTGGATGTCGCCGGGCCCTACAAGATGACCAAGCGGGAAACCGCGGTGCTACGGGAACTCCAGTCCGGTAGCGAGCGCCATGCCTCGATGCCGACGGAGCACTGAGAATTTTTCTCTAAGATTTAAACGGGTGGGACGTTCCGGCCCTACCCATGAATAAAATCCTCCTCTTGCCGTTGCTGCCCTTGGTGGCACAGGCCCAGGATGCCCTGAATCCGATTATCGTCACGGCCGGCCGCTCGGAAACGGCTGAAAAGGACGTGCCCTACACCATCGCGGAGCTCGACTCGAAGTACATCGAGGAGAACAAGCGCCGGACCCTGCCGGAGGCACTTCAGTTCACCCCCGGCGTGCTTGTCCAGAAGACCGCCAATGGCCACGGCTCGCCCTATGTCCGCGGTTTCACCGGTCGCCAGAAACTCCTGATGGTCGATGGCGTCCGCATCAACAACTCCGCTTGGCGCAGCGGCCCGGTCCAATATTGGAACACCATTGATCCGTATTCGATCGATCACATCGAACTGGTGAAGAGCCAGGGATCCGTCCCCTACGGGTCGGATGCCATCGGCGGCACCATGAACGTTTTCACCAAGTCCTCGAACTTCCGGAACGAGACCGAGGGCGAGTTCTTCACCCACGGCGCGGCCTATTACGAGTATCGCAGCAATGGCGATGATTCGCACATCGGCCGCATCGAGAGTTCCTTCGGCATCGGCGGCCAGTACGGCGTCATGTTCGGCGTCACCGCGAAGGACTACGGTGATATCCGCGACTCCGCCGTCGGCCTGATGAGGAATACCGGCTACCCGGAGCAGGACCTGGATTTCCGCTTTGATATGGCGCTGAACGCGCAGACCACGCTCACCCTCGTCCACCAGCAGGTGAATCAGGATGCGATCTCGCGCTGGCACTCCACCGTCTTCAATCCCGGCTGGCAGCATGGCGGTCACGTCGCGCAGCCCGGCACTTGGCTGGCTCGCACTTACGATCAGGAGCGCTCGCTCACCTACATCCGCGTGGAGCAGGAGAACGAGGACAGTGCCTTCATCAAGCGCTGGAATGCCACCGTTTCCTACCAGACCACCCGCGACTCGGAGGCGCAGTACCGCACCCCCACCGACCGCCGCTACCAGATCGCGGAGATCGACACGGTCGGCTTCGACCTGACCCTTGAGTCTCCCCTCGGCCCCGGCGACCTCGTGTACGGCGTCGACTACTACCGCGATACCACCGAGTCGGAAGGCTATCGTCGTCGCGCTGCGCCTCCGCTCGCCTACGATCGCGCCACCCGCCCGATCGCGGATGACTCGACCTACGAGCTCTTCGGCGCCTTCACCCAGTATGTGTTCAAGCCCGTCGATCAGTTCGAGCTGACCGCCGGTGCCCGCTACACCTACGCGAATGCCGAGCTGGGCCGCTACTGGGATGCCGCCGCCGGCACCGACCAATATGGTGCGGACCGCGATTGGGATCATGTCGTCGGCTCGCTGCGCGGCATCTATCACCTGAACGATTGCTGGAGCATCTACGGCGGTGCCTCGCAGGCCTTCCGTGCCCCGAACCTGGATGACCTTTCCGGCAACCTCACCGCCCGCTCGGGCGTGGCCGCCACCGGTTCGGTGGACGTGGAGCCGGAAGAGTACATCACCTACGAGCTCGGAACCCGTCACGCCACGGAGAACACCTCGCTGAACTTTGCCGCCTTCTATACCGACGTGGACGATCTCATCGTCGGCGTGCCGGTCAGCTCGGGCAGCGCCACCACGGTGGCCACGAACGGCCGCGACGGCTACGTCTACGGCGTGGAGCTGGAAGGTGCCTGGCGCTTCCACCCGCAGTGGACGCTCTCGGGCTTCGGAGCTTGGCAGGACGGCCGTACTGAGACGAGTGCCTTCGTCGGTGGCCCGCTGGTGGATGAGCCGGGTTCGCGCCTGCTTCCGCTCACCGGTTCCGTCGCGCTGCGTTGGACCTCGCCCGCCGAGGTCTTCTGGATCGAAGGCCGCGTGCTGGCCGCTGCTGAAGAGAATCGCCTGAGCGCCTCCGACCGCGCCGACAACCAGCGCATCCCGTCCGGCGGCACGCCGAACTACATCACCTACATGCTTCACGGCGGCTGGAAGGCCACCGACCACCTCGACCTCACCGCGGGCGTGGAGAACATCACCAACGAGGACTACCGCAACCACGGCTCCGGCCAGAACGAGCCGGGCTTCAACGCCATCGTCGGCGCGAAGCTTCACTGGTAAGCGAACATTCACCCCAACCCCCGGGCGCATCCGGATCGGTTCGGCTGCGAAGCCGCAGGGCCATTTGGTCCTGCGGCTTTTTCTTTCTCCGGAACGCTACCGCTCCTCCACCACGATCTCCACCTCCTGCTTCTCGCCATTCCTCTTGTCGGTCGCGATCAGCACGTGCTTGCCCGGCTTCAGCTTAGCGACTGGCTCCGGCTTCCCCTCCCGCAGCGCCAGGGTGCTACTCGACCATTCCACCTCGCCCGGCAGGTTGCTGGCAAGGTGGAGCAAGCCGCCGTTCGGAAGCTCGGGATCTAACAGATATCTCGTGCCCATGCGTGGCGCGAGAATTCTCAGTGGAATCTCCGAGGGCTGATCCTTCGCCAGCGTGAAGTCCGATCGTCTCCGGTTGTGTTCCGATGCCAGCCACTCCGAGTAGGAGGCATCCAGCAGGATCTTTCCCTCCGCATCCCGATCCGTGTTTGCTGCAAACATTGGGAGGCGATCCGCGGGGACCAAGCTGCTCATTCCCGTCTCCATGCGCTTGCCGGTCCGCGGATCGACCTTGATCTCCACCAGCCCCTCTGGCTTCTCCAGCCATTGCGACGGATGATCGCGGTGCATCCGCACCATCGTGCGATGGAAGATCGGCCCGGCCCCCGCCACGCCGGAGAGATTCTTCATCGGCGAGTTGTCGAAGTTCCCGGCCCATACCCCCACGGTGAACTCGGCGGTGTATCCCACGCACCAGTTGTCCCGGAAATCCGAGGAAGTGCCCGTCTTCGCGGCACAGCGGAAAGGCAGCTCCATCGGCCCGCGACGACCGAAGGAGGCCGCCCGCGCCTCTGCATCGGAGAGGATGTCGGCAATCAGATAAGCCGAGCCCGGATCTAACAGATTGTTTGCCTCGCAAGGTTCGGCCGGGAAGAGCAGGGGAGGGCGGTGCACACCTTCGCTCGCGAGCGTGGCGTAGGCATTGGTCAGGTCCAGCAAGCGCACCGGTGCATTACCGAGGGTAAGCCCCAGCCCGTAGGAGCGGAAGTCTTGGCCGATGCTCTCCAGCCC
This is a stretch of genomic DNA from Luteolibacter rhizosphaerae. It encodes these proteins:
- a CDS encoding S1 family peptidase, which produces MRLLTRLITAAFAAALFSGCTVTPPAPAPDTEVPGRAVLRQAAARLTAVVISGKDELSPWVESRFTQGHGPDDADGGSAVPISPDGYFITADHVLSRSSGRNIFVVHGQQGALRATKARIVWRSASTDLALLHIPVATPRYYTWSSPDRWLPAGTPVIHSGIATGFRSEPGKLVTGIPPGKKNGTRFKHDIPLEPGDSGGAVVDAHGQLVGVNSAVEFLVPLETAFFIESEANRPNVPALQRRIEKDRQSNPNLIPAVLDSP
- a CDS encoding TonB-dependent receptor: MNKILLLPLLPLVAQAQDALNPIIVTAGRSETAEKDVPYTIAELDSKYIEENKRRTLPEALQFTPGVLVQKTANGHGSPYVRGFTGRQKLLMVDGVRINNSAWRSGPVQYWNTIDPYSIDHIELVKSQGSVPYGSDAIGGTMNVFTKSSNFRNETEGEFFTHGAAYYEYRSNGDDSHIGRIESSFGIGGQYGVMFGVTAKDYGDIRDSAVGLMRNTGYPEQDLDFRFDMALNAQTTLTLVHQQVNQDAISRWHSTVFNPGWQHGGHVAQPGTWLARTYDQERSLTYIRVEQENEDSAFIKRWNATVSYQTTRDSEAQYRTPTDRRYQIAEIDTVGFDLTLESPLGPGDLVYGVDYYRDTTESEGYRRRAAPPLAYDRATRPIADDSTYELFGAFTQYVFKPVDQFELTAGARYTYANAELGRYWDAAAGTDQYGADRDWDHVVGSLRGIYHLNDCWSIYGGASQAFRAPNLDDLSGNLTARSGVAATGSVDVEPEEYITYELGTRHATENTSLNFAAFYTDVDDLIVGVPVSSGSATTVATNGRDGYVYGVELEGAWRFHPQWTLSGFGAWQDGRTETSAFVGGPLVDEPGSRLLPLTGSVALRWTSPAEVFWIEGRVLAAAEENRLSASDRADNQRIPSGGTPNYITYMLHGGWKATDHLDLTAGVENITNEDYRNHGSGQNEPGFNAIVGAKLHW